Genomic segment of Cytobacillus suaedae:
CATATTTTATGAATTTACAACTACCATATCTTCTTCTCTTGAAAAATAATTCTTTTGCAAGTCACGGTACAATCCATTTTGAATAATTAGTTCATGATGCTGTCCAATTTGAACTATCTTTCCTTCTTTCATAACAATAATCATATCTGCGTGCTCAACAGTTGTTAGCCTGTGAGCGATAATTAAAGTTGTTCGATTCCTCATTAATTTGTTTAAACCCTCTTTAACTAGATGCTCAGACTCATTATCTAGTGCTGAAGTAGCTTCATCAAGTAAAAGGATAGGTGCATCTTTTAAGATTGCTCGGGCTATTGCAACCCTCTGCTTCTGTCCACCTGATAATTTAATACCACGCTCACCGATTTCAGTATCATATCCTTCAGGTAAAGTTGAAATAAAGTCATGGATATTAGCAGAAATAGTAGCATTTATCATCTCTAACTCAGTTATGCCTGGACGTGATAACAGCAAGTTTTCCCTAATTGTCCCACTGAATAAAAATGTATCTTGCGGAACATAAGCAATTGAATTTCTGAGGTCAGACATTGTCATGTCTTCAACTGATTTATCATCTATGAGTATAGAGCCCATTTGTGGCATATAAAAACCTTGGAGTAGATTAAATAATGTTGATTTACCTGCACCACTTGGACCTACTATTGCAACAACTTTGTTAGTTGGTATGTTCAAAGTGAAATTTTCGAAAACATTATCTTTATTATCATAACTAAATGTAATATCTCTTAATTCTATTCCTTTGTTAATAGATTTTGACGGTGCATAATTTGGAAGTTCCTTCGAATCACTAGGTAGATCAAGGAGACTAGCAATTCGTTCTAATGCAGACACGGACCGCTGATATCCAGCCCATTGACCCGCGAGACCTGTTAGTGGATATACCATATGGTTAACTAAATTAAGGAAAGTCAATAAAGATCCAATCGAAATTATATTATCCGTTACAAAATACGCTCCCAGACCTATACTAAGGAGATAAGTAATCGATCCAACTGCTCCTCCACCTGCATAAAATAATCCCCGTAATTTTGCATCTTTTAACTCAAGTGAATATAGTTCATCATTTTTTTTGACATACTTCTTAAAAAAGATTTTCTCTAGAGTAAAAGAACGTATGACTACAAATCCATGAAACGTTTCATTTAAACTTTTATTTATTTTTCCTACAAGGGCAAAGATTGCACGACTATTATTTCGAAGTAATAGACCAAATACCGCTCCACCAATTAGTGCAAAGGGAGCTACAAGTAAACATAATAAGGACAAAATCCAACTAATTTGAACTAAATAACAAAATGCAGCTATAGCAATAATAGGGTATCTAATTATATTTATTAAACCTCTCCCTATTACTGCATCAATATTATGAATATCTTGTGTAAAATAAGTGACCAACTCCCCAGAGTGAAGTTGCGATATATTTCTGCCAGGTAAAAGTAAGACATGTTTATACAAATCTAGATTGATGTCTTTCTTAACAGCATTAATAGCGATCGTTTCAACATATGAGTCCCAAAAACTAGACGTTATACTAAAAGCACATAGACCTATTCCAATAAACAACAGCCATTTAAGTCGATCAAAATTACTTTGTATCGCCGCATCCGTTATATTCCCTATAAACCATGCAAAAGCTAATGTTAGAGCAATATCAACAAACAACAATAAACCTAGACCAAGGTATGCTTTCCTATGTTTAAGGATATAAGGCTTTAGCAAATGAAATGTTCTTTTCATTTCTTTTGTTGATACATATTGTTTAATATCTAGTTTTTCTATTACTCTATGATTAATCATTACCGCCACCTCAGTAGTGCATTGACTCATTTCTATACAAATAATGTCTAAGTAAAACAGATACACTCGGAAAATTGATTATAATCATGCTCCAAAGTATTGAAATAGGATTATTTACTTTAATCTTCAATCTCTTATTACTTACAATGACAAGCTTTCCAATTATTTGTTGCTCACTAACTGGGTCATCGATTCTTATATTTGTGTCACCTTTGAAGACATACATTTGTCGACCATTTATTTGTTCATCTTTTAAAAAACGATGAGCAACTAATTTTCCATTTGTAGTTTGAAATAAAATAATATCTCCTTTTTTAATAGATGAAGATTCACATAAAACAAATCTACATATAGCACCTGTCTTTATAAACGGATACATGCTCTTGCCTTCCGCGGGTAGTTCTATAAATCCATTTTTCTCAATGAATTGCTTAAGAGGATAAAAATTAGCTTGCATGTTTGATAAGCCCACACTCTATTAAATCTTCCAAGAATGCCTCTATATCTTCCTCTACTGATTCTACCTTTTCCAACATAAATTGGTGCTTAATGGATTGGACGATATCCTGAACTGTGCAAGCATTATTGAGTAATGACCAGCAAAAGCCACCCATGTTATTTAAGGTGGTAATTGTATAGTTAAAAGAATTTAAGATAATCCATTCGCCATCAAGCTCAACAGCATCGATCTCATCTTTACGTATATAGCTAATCAACAGGAAATCAACTCCCAAAATGTGTTGTCTTTTCTAAAATAAAGTTCATAAGTATGAACATTGTTTACTAAATCTTTTAATAGATTTAGTATTTTAAGCGTCTCTGTTGGCCGGTATGCCCAATAAAAGACTTTGTCTGTTAATTGAATTAATGCTTCTCTCTTCTTAAGGGTAACTCTTTTATTCGATAGTGCTTGATTAAGTATTTGAATGCTGTTCAAATTAGTTGATCTTGTGTTTCCATCTGATGCTAATTCACTTCTAAATGGGGAATTAAAAACAGTTATTTGATCCTGTGATATTTTTAGGATTGTTGCTTCATCTGATAATAATTCTCTTGGTTGCGATAATTTAGCAGTTGTTGATTTTCCCGCGCCAGAATGTCCCGCAAAAACATGTGCATTACCATTCTCTAAAGCACATGAGGAATGTACCAATAGACCCCAATTATTATGGACAATGAAACAACTATATAGATTCATTAATGCATGCTTTAGAGATAATTCATCATAAAATTGAATTTTAGCTTGTTTGTAGTCAGTGTCTATCTCTATTAAGTAGTCAGCCCTTTTAAAAGTAATGTTATTTTTTGTTTCTACTATTTCTACTTGATAGTTTAAGAAGGGTACACCGTACCCCTCTTCTAAAATAATATATAGGTCTGTCTTACCCTCTTGAACAATAAAGTGATTGTATTTCTTTCTAAAAAAGTTCATAGTTTTCGCCGAATTCATTTTGACTTGTAATAGATGTTCACCAACTAAGATAGACAACTTATCCATTAAACTTTTTCTCCCTTGTAGACTATTCAAAATATAGAAACTAAATAAAGTAATCTCTACTTATTAGGGTGCTCTTTTTTGGGGCTAAAAGGATCGTGCGGATAGCCATCACCATTACTTTTTCCAGGATCGCCAGAAACCGGTCCCTTACCTTTATTCCAACTTTGTGATGTTTCAAACGTTATTGGTTGATGATTTAATACTTCTGGCGCTTTATAATTTTCCTTTTTCATAAACATCAGCTCCTAAAGATTTATATTTTATAACGAACAAAAGGCTATAAATAAAGAATATAATACTTAAGCTGTTTTAACTCTCATATGTATTATAAGTGAAATCTTGTGCTTTTTTAAGATATTTCAAACGACAAAAACCGAGTAGAAACACTTCAAATTTGTATATATTAATTACTACTTATCCTTACTTCTTTTGCAAACTTTCCAACCACCGTAAACTTCTCCATGCCTTCAGAACCCGAAATATAAAACTGACCACTTCTTAACCATGCATGAGCTATCATCTTTCCGTTTTCATCTCTTGAGGTACCCAAATAAAGTGTACTGTCGACTTTACGTTTTTCTAACATCTTCATTCCAGCTATTGCCTTAACAAGACATTTACTCTCCCAAAAGGTATATCTACTTACAATATCTATAGCATGAGATATACTTTTTAGGTATTTTAAATTTTCTGGATTAATATCATAGGAGGTTTCTCTCCAGGAATCACCTAAGGACTTAGAAACTCTGGAGAATGGTAGACTTTTAAGATACCTGGCCCATCCCAAATAAACAAAAGCCTCAAATAATAATAATTTAATTTTCGTTTCTAGTCTTAAAAAAAGATTAATCTTTTTAAACATACATTAGTCCTTCCTAACAATCAGGAATTTATTTAAGTAATTAGTGATCTTCTATTGAAATTAGATTCTTCTAGTATTAGTAAACTCACTAAGATGTAAATACTAGCCCTTCACACTCAGCAAACTCTATATCATAAAGAGGTTAATTTTGATATTTGATTTATTTTAAAGAATGTTTATATTTGACTATGATGATAAGTTAAGATACCCTTATCAAACCTTCAACCTCTAGATGGGTTAAAAATAACATTACATGTTCTTCACATTCCATTTCATCTACCTGATACTTATCCATTAGGATTGCAACTAATTGTTTAACTGATGCATGACCCTCCATTAAATCCCAAATAGCCCCTCCAATTTCTCCTAAGTTATAATATTTTCCATTGTTAATACTTAACATTACTTTTTCTCCATCCATATCGCTGACAATATTTCCTTCAGACTGTGTAACTATACTATCTAAATTTATAGCCGTATTCTTTATCATTTTGACTCTCCTTTAGCTTGAATGTAAGTTAAATTCTCTTTATTGAACATATCCCAATTTAACGTTCTTTATAATGAACATTATAGTAGAGAAATACATTCCCGTCAAACTCAATATTCATTCATTTCTTTCAAAGGTTTTATACTATTAATTCCACTTGTTTCACTTGTTCAAGTTGTTTACTCAATAAATTATTAAAGACACTTTCCTTTTCCATTATTAGATTCTGATAGCTTCCTTGTTGAATGACTCTACCTTTTTCAAGAACTATTACCTGATCCGCATTTCGGATGGTGGATAGTCGGTGGGCTATAACAACGATTGTCATTTTCCCATGTAATTGTTCTATAGCTTCTTGAATTTTCGATTCATTATCAGAATCCAAAGAACTAGTTGCTTCATCTAAAATTAATATGGATGGCTTTCTTAGGATAGCTCGGGCTAAAACAATTCTTTGACGTTCTCCCCCTGAAAGCTTTATGCCACGATCTCCAATTTGAGTATCTAAGCCTTTTGGAAGATTTCGGGCAAATTCTGCTGCTGATGCAAACCTAATTGCTTCCCATAATTCATTTTCAGTGGCATCTTTCTTTACTAGTAACAAGTTATCTCTTAAACTACCGTTAAATAAGAATGGATCCTGAGGAACATAACCGATAGAATGCCTTAAAGACAATAAGGTTTCATCATTTATCTTTACTCCATCTATTAGAACTTCTCCACTATCAGGCTTATTAAGTCCTAATAATATATCAACCAAAGTACTTTTTCCTGCACCAGACTTACCAACAATTGCCGTCATTTTATTAGCTGGAATAAAAAAGTTGATATTCTCTAAAGAATATACAGGTTCTTCCTTATGATATTTAAAACTAAGGTTTTGACACTCTAAACCATCCTTTAATTTTAAAGAAGTACCTGTATCGTTTGTTTTTATAGATGAAGCAAATTCTAGTGCTTCTTTACATTCACCTTGTAGAGTAAAGATGAATTTAAAAGCAGGAATTGCCAAAGCAATATTTTGTAGATTTGATTGAATCCCAGTGAACCTTGGCCATAGACGCGAAAAGATTAATATGATTAACAATAGTTGTTCAAACCGTGCTTGAAACAATTGAACGGAGAGAAAAATAAAAATACTTATAAAAAAGCCAGAAGCTACTTTGTAATAGAGCTGTGATTTTGTAATCATACTTACATAATCCATTTGCTCCTTACTCATTC
This window contains:
- a CDS encoding signal peptidase I; protein product: MQANFYPLKQFIEKNGFIELPAEGKSMYPFIKTGAICRFVLCESSSIKKGDIILFQTTNGKLVAHRFLKDEQINGRQMYVFKGDTNIRIDDPVSEQQIIGKLVIVSNKRLKIKVNNPISILWSMIIINFPSVSVLLRHYLYRNESMHY
- a CDS encoding ABC transporter ATP-binding protein, coding for MINHRVIEKLDIKQYVSTKEMKRTFHLLKPYILKHRKAYLGLGLLLFVDIALTLAFAWFIGNITDAAIQSNFDRLKWLLFIGIGLCAFSITSSFWDSYVETIAINAVKKDINLDLYKHVLLLPGRNISQLHSGELVTYFTQDIHNIDAVIGRGLINIIRYPIIAIAAFCYLVQISWILSLLCLLVAPFALIGGAVFGLLLRNNSRAIFALVGKINKSLNETFHGFVVIRSFTLEKIFFKKYVKKNDELYSLELKDAKLRGLFYAGGGAVGSITYLLSIGLGAYFVTDNIISIGSLLTFLNLVNHMVYPLTGLAGQWAGYQRSVSALERIASLLDLPSDSKELPNYAPSKSINKGIELRDITFSYDNKDNVFENFTLNIPTNKVVAIVGPSGAGKSTLFNLLQGFYMPQMGSILIDDKSVEDMTMSDLRNSIAYVPQDTFLFSGTIRENLLLSRPGITELEMINATISANIHDFISTLPEGYDTEIGERGIKLSGGQKQRVAIARAILKDAPILLLDEATSALDNESEHLVKEGLNKLMRNRTTLIIAHRLTTVEHADMIIVMKEGKIVQIGQHHELIIQNGLYRDLQKNYFSREEDMVVVNS
- a CDS encoding lasso peptide biosynthesis PqqD family chaperone, giving the protein MIKNTAINLDSIVTQSEGNIVSDMDGEKVMLSINNGKYYNLGEIGGAIWDLMEGHASVKQLVAILMDKYQVDEMECEEHVMLFLTHLEVEGLIRVS
- a CDS encoding lasso peptide biosynthesis B2 protein, with translation MFKKINLFLRLETKIKLLLFEAFVYLGWARYLKSLPFSRVSKSLGDSWRETSYDINPENLKYLKSISHAIDIVSRYTFWESKCLVKAIAGMKMLEKRKVDSTLYLGTSRDENGKMIAHAWLRSGQFYISGSEGMEKFTVVGKFAKEVRISSN
- a CDS encoding ABC transporter ATP-binding protein, with amino-acid sequence MEYVLYYVKKLYKMSGAILLLNLLGSVMIGLLEGVSILLLVPLLTISGIFDTTNKIPQLEEISNFFMVLPTSISLLIVLSLYFFIIVVQNLLQRNLTIRQVSIRETFCRNLRLDIYSSLLMSNWSFFLKKRKSDLLNLLTTELARVIGGVNLSIQLLSSFVFTLIQIGIALWLSPVLTLFVITCGLLLSLFSKKFIKESKELGNKSSIHAQEYLGGITDQLNGIKDIKSNTLEESHLIWLESLTRRMSKEQMDYVSMITKSQLYYKVASGFFISIFIFLSVQLFQARFEQLLLIILIFSRLWPRFTGIQSNLQNIALAIPAFKFIFTLQGECKEALEFASSIKTNDTGTSLKLKDGLECQNLSFKYHKEEPVYSLENINFFIPANKMTAIVGKSGAGKSTLVDILLGLNKPDSGEVLIDGVKINDETLLSLRHSIGYVPQDPFLFNGSLRDNLLLVKKDATENELWEAIRFASAAEFARNLPKGLDTQIGDRGIKLSGGERQRIVLARAILRKPSILILDEATSSLDSDNESKIQEAIEQLHGKMTIVVIAHRLSTIRNADQVIVLEKGRVIQQGSYQNLIMEKESVFNNLLSKQLEQVKQVELIV
- a CDS encoding PqqD family protein; this translates as MISYIRKDEIDAVELDGEWIILNSFNYTITTLNNMGGFCWSLLNNACTVQDIVQSIKHQFMLEKVESVEEDIEAFLEDLIECGLIKHAS